One window of Alkaliphilus metalliredigens QYMF genomic DNA carries:
- a CDS encoding IPT/TIG domain-containing protein, with product MKKESQEKRLYKNKYKKKINIRRIIALSMVFTMLFTMLGIETLMVFAEEDPNPIINKISIFRSYSNIENPDTYYIDIEGNHLEDIEILIRRPDGEIEELDDYIYRSRVYVQVKVDPDNIADAIRVSGIGWVEIGEDDMPAIGSFDPSSRRVKAGQTLSIGGESFANIGEANQITARYSRGNTITPITDEAGNIDINNNEINISNISGSGFQTIRFKKDLEGQVLGGQEFDVEITHLYANIFQIYDDLSVSDDITIFPNQGVAGSRFTLEGESLLNTNNMSVFFLRDLEAEHFTGENKARNINFIEGDDGAKDRFIAEVPEDISVGEYYIVLTNHVADGEDAQEVVSREKVIEDKFLVIQDTNLGRITSVDPNKGPDSGVNNVTIEGRYIGSISPNIFSPAEGVEATKTFGARSLQLTYGDGTTAIGEYNQIGGDDLEVVKLERTLRAVIGNEITFRPETSTNPHGQDRIRVNIPTYDLVEEDTPVDITFMIETEITYRESGVENTLTLTEEIIREDGFTFQPSSYVPEIDVIIPERIEVEEGDGFYHLKEEEMLVAIYGENFMVTRFEHDGQTFTRYPAILLGNEIILNRNEEDYDDENVPPASDEDRIKNASNTDLDMRIYNDDNQLVDGTEGNELGSKMVIRIPRDHEADLYRISPGRVGILQDVRMYNPIKDSSEYGNSITGAGKVRFVEVEQGLRPRINNVNPDVVTTEGGEEIVIRGSNFRENVRVFLDGEEITNFDRSGAGDTITFMAPPGNPGETQLQVLNPEGGIATAPFRYVETYTDPVLLDFSPKEGSTDTLVVVKGENLLKPDPTGTSTRDEEMKLIGTRVRLQGEDINNYNLDANRNINFIGYEALVDNKLLQRENDRGNRVTLSDYYHSVVLKDENTGNFYTITYDNQRNIILSDGLSNAYIIESVHTEVNSRFITEDGQELLLRSEGGQDFIDINGKTLGVYTPYRVDVNTGEITGNKVRVNHQGELMFRVPILPGDGYYDVEIVNPDTNRDGRYGNDGFRYYSQPNTNPRIEEIIPNEGSVEGGYTIRITGSDFLETATMKAGVHINGVEVPGGDIDISPAGDEITLRVPSYEGNLREDFGVNRLSVPVVVVNPDGASDGIEDGFTYVVPTSNPEISSIRPGNGNASGGELVEIRGNDFRFYEPFDDENRDGIWNVEEEFNDLNKNGRWDDFRHFTMNDVENYLLYLHYKEDIEGDIDSITPSYQWLGKDKTSILETVDEALKDLSQEALDEIIEKGFDETIRPVMPRVTFGGRQAKIMGFGRGFIEVETPQHPEGNAPVLVVNNDAGMSPAHNFVYTSSDPTIEEIIPPRGSRLGGDRIDILGRDFDRSTRRIYTGNTIENNSLVSEYTEDNNPLVRFTAIGNRELPFEHDNSGRLTGTNRATVVLAGELTLRYDGSNRTVEVEIKDGDDFYKTTIEGYQGGLKYIPTSILKDEEDNPYIEENPDEALSLRGDELISIEVDDNRFLVERGYARDTEYVNNRQIRVNTPAYFTVGNVPVFIINPDGGKSEGSFEYLFPDSRPRIIEILRDGQEPQVREEEGETIKILRVIYSGGNMIHIYGEDFRENTEVRIASIANIPSEDIEQDRVENPFNTGPEILDRLTFEMPNVGEETVGERHRVVVSNRDGGSAYSDGLVPPIYIEFFRGESNPSVENIEPMEGPASGGTRVRIEGDDFREAMEGFEDGALNVHFGEVSIDEDDINYIDYRTLEVVAPSSERAGTVDIRVENPDGTLAIYRNAFTFISKPKIERTDPRGIFANDVEREVTIEGRMFQGGAMVVIGGSLVRSDDVTADMEVQGEGIYDVDESGNNIEYSVVGGRQLPNVIVEDQYKMTLRFLEDTELDNHDLIIINPDGGISDPYNDFDYEIPIPTKPLVLEAIPGFEGTVQLIWSDSDPGVLNAADHYEIYGRRSGDSQYSLLSDTEAAQYLVRGLENGVRYDFMVRALNEYGSAIEFAEITVRTLSAREDDKAREKEEQLEREQQQLDQEGKEEVINGTLVKTLGRDQIPVGQGAYVVDFSPAQYSSHDRFVVAIPVEVLNTITRQVTITDGRGSFTFSPSAFYTREVIQIPRDEQKDATVRIIFEKVNGQAEQSLIGAIPRTQRRASDIYGIDFELQTGRNTTALHRMLTQGRFNLNFDAYRYPNANGNGIFMAQYDASQGQFTGLGNNNQVAVQYPGRYMLLSDR from the coding sequence ATGAAGAAAGAGAGTCAAGAAAAGCGTCTGTATAAAAATAAGTATAAAAAGAAAATAAATATAAGAAGAATAATCGCTTTAAGTATGGTATTTACGATGCTATTTACCATGTTGGGAATAGAAACATTAATGGTTTTTGCAGAGGAGGATCCTAATCCAATTATTAATAAAATCAGTATATTTCGATCCTATTCTAATATTGAAAACCCCGATACCTACTATATAGATATAGAAGGAAATCATTTAGAGGACATAGAAATTTTGATTCGTAGGCCAGATGGTGAAATAGAAGAATTAGACGATTACATCTATCGTTCAAGGGTCTATGTACAGGTAAAAGTGGACCCAGATAACATTGCAGATGCCATCCGGGTATCCGGTATTGGATGGGTGGAAATAGGTGAAGATGATATGCCCGCCATCGGCTCCTTTGACCCCAGTAGTAGAAGAGTTAAGGCGGGGCAGACCCTGAGTATAGGAGGGGAAAGCTTCGCCAATATTGGCGAAGCTAATCAGATAACAGCAAGATACTCTAGAGGAAATACCATTACTCCTATTACTGATGAAGCTGGAAACATAGATATAAATAATAATGAGATAAACATATCTAATATTTCAGGAAGTGGATTTCAAACCATCCGCTTTAAAAAAGACCTAGAGGGTCAAGTGTTAGGTGGTCAAGAATTTGATGTAGAAATTACCCACTTGTATGCCAACATATTTCAAATATATGATGATTTAAGTGTATCAGACGATATAACGATTTTCCCAAACCAGGGGGTGGCGGGCTCACGATTTACCCTAGAAGGAGAGAGCTTACTTAATACCAACAACATGAGCGTGTTCTTCTTGAGGGACCTTGAAGCTGAACATTTCACAGGGGAAAATAAGGCTAGAAATATTAACTTTATAGAAGGAGACGATGGTGCAAAGGATAGATTTATTGCCGAAGTTCCTGAAGACATAAGCGTTGGAGAATATTACATCGTACTGACCAACCATGTGGCCGACGGAGAAGATGCCCAGGAGGTTGTAAGCCGGGAGAAGGTGATTGAAGATAAGTTTCTTGTTATACAGGACACCAACTTAGGTAGGATCACCAGTGTGGACCCCAATAAAGGACCCGATAGTGGCGTCAACAATGTAACCATAGAAGGAAGATACATAGGCAGTATCAGCCCCAATATATTTTCACCTGCAGAAGGTGTGGAAGCCACAAAAACTTTTGGTGCCAGAAGCCTTCAACTAACCTATGGAGATGGCACCACTGCAATTGGTGAATACAACCAAATTGGTGGAGACGATCTAGAAGTTGTTAAATTAGAAAGAACCCTTAGGGCAGTTATTGGAAATGAAATAACCTTCAGGCCTGAAACATCCACGAACCCCCACGGGCAGGACCGAATAAGGGTAAACATCCCAACCTATGATTTGGTAGAGGAAGACACACCGGTGGATATTACCTTTATGATAGAAACAGAAATCACTTATAGAGAGAGTGGTGTAGAAAACACATTAACCCTAACGGAAGAAATCATTAGAGAAGATGGCTTTACCTTCCAGCCAAGCAGCTACGTTCCAGAGATAGATGTGATTATACCAGAAAGAATTGAAGTGGAAGAGGGTGACGGCTTCTATCACCTAAAAGAAGAAGAAATGCTAGTTGCAATCTATGGTGAAAATTTCATGGTTACTAGGTTTGAACATGATGGACAAACCTTCACAAGATATCCAGCCATACTGCTTGGGAATGAAATTATTTTAAATAGAAACGAAGAAGATTATGATGATGAAAATGTTCCGCCGGCATCAGATGAAGATCGCATTAAAAATGCCTCTAACACTGACTTAGACATGAGGATATACAACGATGACAATCAATTGGTAGATGGAACCGAAGGAAATGAACTGGGTTCTAAAATGGTGATTCGCATACCAAGGGATCATGAGGCGGATTTGTATCGTATAAGCCCAGGGAGGGTTGGAATTTTACAGGACGTTAGAATGTACAACCCCATAAAGGACTCCAGTGAATATGGGAATTCCATAACCGGTGCCGGAAAGGTGCGATTTGTTGAAGTAGAGCAAGGGCTTCGTCCACGGATCAACAATGTAAACCCCGATGTTGTGACAACCGAAGGTGGTGAGGAAATCGTCATTAGAGGTAGCAATTTTAGAGAAAACGTCAGGGTGTTTTTAGATGGGGAAGAAATCACTAATTTTGATAGGTCAGGAGCCGGTGATACCATCACATTCATGGCGCCTCCAGGAAATCCAGGGGAGACCCAGCTTCAGGTTTTAAACCCAGAAGGAGGTATTGCAACGGCACCCTTTAGATATGTTGAAACCTATACAGATCCCGTACTCCTTGATTTTTCACCTAAGGAAGGTAGCACCGACACTCTAGTTGTTGTCAAGGGAGAAAACCTCCTAAAGCCTGATCCGACAGGAACCAGTACCAGGGATGAAGAAATGAAGCTAATCGGAACCAGGGTAAGACTCCAGGGGGAAGATATTAATAATTATAATCTTGATGCCAATAGAAATATTAACTTCATAGGGTATGAAGCATTGGTTGATAACAAGCTCTTGCAAAGGGAAAATGATAGAGGAAATAGGGTTACACTTTCGGACTATTATCACAGTGTGGTGCTGAAGGATGAAAACACAGGAAACTTTTATACCATAACCTATGACAATCAGAGAAACATCATTCTTTCCGATGGATTAAGTAATGCCTATATAATTGAAAGTGTACATACAGAAGTAAATAGTAGGTTTATAACAGAGGATGGACAAGAGCTGCTACTGAGAAGTGAAGGTGGTCAGGACTTCATCGATATTAATGGAAAGACCCTGGGCGTGTATACTCCCTATCGAGTAGATGTTAACACAGGAGAAATAACAGGCAACAAAGTCAGGGTAAATCACCAAGGAGAGCTGATGTTTCGAGTACCCATTCTTCCGGGAGATGGCTACTATGATGTTGAGATCGTTAATCCAGATACCAATAGGGATGGAAGATATGGTAATGATGGATTTAGATATTACTCCCAACCAAATACAAACCCAAGAATTGAGGAAATTATCCCAAATGAAGGTTCTGTTGAGGGTGGCTATACCATTAGAATAACAGGAAGTGATTTTCTAGAAACTGCTACCATGAAGGCAGGGGTTCATATCAATGGTGTTGAGGTACCTGGTGGAGACATTGACATAAGTCCAGCAGGAGATGAAATCACCCTGAGGGTCCCCTCCTATGAAGGAAACTTAAGAGAGGACTTTGGGGTCAATAGACTATCGGTGCCGGTAGTTGTTGTCAACCCCGATGGAGCCAGTGATGGAATTGAAGACGGCTTTACTTATGTTGTTCCAACCAGTAACCCAGAGATTTCATCGATTAGGCCAGGTAATGGTAATGCCTCTGGCGGAGAACTTGTAGAAATAAGGGGTAATGATTTTAGATTTTATGAACCCTTTGATGATGAAAATAGAGATGGAATTTGGAATGTTGAAGAGGAATTTAATGATTTAAACAAGAATGGCAGATGGGATGACTTTAGGCATTTTACCATGAACGATGTGGAGAACTACCTGCTATATCTCCACTATAAGGAGGATATAGAAGGGGACATTGACAGCATTACACCAAGCTACCAATGGCTTGGAAAGGATAAAACCAGCATACTAGAGACGGTAGATGAAGCCCTAAAAGACCTAAGCCAAGAAGCCCTAGATGAAATCATAGAAAAGGGCTTCGATGAAACAATAAGACCCGTCATGCCCAGGGTTACCTTTGGGGGTAGACAGGCTAAGATCATGGGCTTTGGTAGAGGTTTTATTGAAGTGGAAACACCACAGCATCCAGAAGGAAACGCACCTGTTTTAGTGGTAAACAATGATGCTGGTATGTCTCCAGCTCATAACTTCGTCTATACTTCATCGGATCCAACTATAGAGGAAATCATTCCCCCAAGGGGCTCTAGACTAGGTGGAGACCGGATCGATATATTAGGTCGTGATTTTGATAGAAGTACAAGGCGTATTTATACAGGAAATACAATAGAAAACAACTCTTTGGTTAGTGAATATACAGAAGACAATAACCCATTGGTTAGGTTTACTGCCATAGGAAACAGAGAGTTACCCTTTGAGCATGATAATTCAGGAAGACTCACAGGTACCAATAGAGCCACGGTAGTTTTAGCAGGGGAATTAACCCTAAGGTATGACGGCAGCAACAGAACCGTGGAAGTTGAAATAAAAGATGGAGATGATTTTTATAAGACCACCATCGAAGGTTATCAAGGAGGACTTAAATATATCCCAACCTCTATTTTAAAGGATGAAGAAGACAACCCATATATTGAGGAAAATCCAGATGAAGCACTTTCTCTACGGGGGGATGAATTGATTAGCATTGAAGTAGATGATAACAGATTCTTAGTAGAAAGAGGCTATGCAAGGGATACGGAGTATGTAAACAACCGGCAAATTAGGGTCAATACCCCTGCTTACTTTACGGTGGGAAATGTGCCTGTCTTTATAATCAATCCAGATGGTGGTAAGTCCGAGGGTAGCTTTGAGTATCTTTTTCCAGATAGCAGACCGAGGATTATAGAGATCTTAAGGGACGGACAGGAACCTCAAGTAAGAGAAGAAGAAGGAGAGACTATAAAGATCCTTAGGGTCATTTATTCAGGTGGCAACATGATTCATATTTATGGTGAGGATTTTAGAGAAAACACAGAGGTCAGAATAGCCAGTATTGCAAATATACCAAGTGAGGACATTGAACAGGATCGAGTGGAAAACCCCTTCAATACGGGACCAGAAATACTGGATAGACTGACATTTGAAATGCCCAATGTGGGAGAAGAAACCGTGGGAGAGCGCCACAGGGTTGTTGTAAGCAATAGAGATGGTGGATCAGCTTATTCCGATGGCTTGGTTCCTCCTATATACATTGAGTTTTTTAGGGGAGAAAGTAATCCAAGCGTAGAAAACATAGAACCCATGGAAGGGCCCGCATCAGGTGGCACCCGGGTTCGAATCGAAGGTGATGACTTTAGAGAAGCCATGGAAGGCTTTGAGGATGGCGCACTAAATGTTCACTTTGGAGAGGTCAGCATTGATGAAGATGACATTAACTATATTGACTACAGAACCCTAGAGGTAGTCGCCCCCTCCAGTGAAAGGGCAGGTACCGTTGATATTAGAGTAGAAAACCCCGATGGAACCCTTGCCATCTATCGAAATGCCTTTACCTTTATTAGCAAGCCCAAAATAGAAAGAACTGATCCAAGGGGTATATTTGCCAATGACGTGGAAAGAGAAGTGACAATAGAGGGTCGCATGTTCCAAGGAGGGGCCATGGTTGTCATTGGAGGAAGTCTAGTCAGAAGTGACGATGTAACCGCAGACATGGAGGTACAGGGAGAAGGAATTTACGATGTAGATGAATCAGGAAATAACATAGAATATAGCGTTGTAGGGGGGCGGCAGCTACCCAATGTAATCGTAGAAGACCAATATAAAATGACCCTTCGCTTCTTAGAGGATACAGAATTGGATAACCATGACTTGATTATTATCAACCCCGACGGCGGGATATCCGACCCCTATAATGACTTTGATTATGAAATCCCCATCCCAACCAAACCACTGGTATTAGAAGCCATACCAGGATTTGAAGGAACCGTGCAGCTGATTTGGTCTGATTCAGACCCAGGTGTACTGAATGCTGCAGATCACTATGAAATTTACGGTAGAAGATCGGGAGATAGTCAATATTCCCTGTTGAGTGACACAGAAGCCGCCCAGTACCTGGTGAGGGGCCTAGAGAATGGTGTTCGATACGACTTTATGGTTCGGGCCTTAAATGAATATGGAAGCGCTATAGAGTTCGCTGAGATCACTGTCAGGACCTTGAGTGCCAGGGAAGATGACAAGGCCAGGGAAAAGGAAGAACAGCTAGAGAGAGAACAGCAGCAGCTAGATCAAGAAGGAAAAGAGGAAGTCATTAACGGAACATTGGTAAAGACATTAGGAAGAGATCAAATTCCAGTAGGACAGGGTGCCTATGTGGTTGATTTCTCCCCAGCCCAATATAGCAGTCACGATCGATTTGTGGTGGCTATTCCGGTGGAAGTGTTAAATACCATTACTCGTCAAGTGACCATCACAGATGGCAGGGGAAGCTTTACATTTTCACCCAGTGCATTCTATACAAGGGAAGTCATTCAAATCCCAAGGGATGAACAAAAAGATGCCACGGTGAGAATCATCTTTGAAAAGGTCAATGGACAGGCAGAGCAGAGTCTAATTGGAGCCATTCCAAGAACCCAAAGACGAGCCTCCGACATTTATGGTATTGACTTTGAGCTACAGACAGGAAGAAACACCACAGCACTCCATAGAATGCTGACACAGGGGCGATTTAACTTGAACTTTGACGCCTATCGATACCCAAATGCCAACGGCAACGGTATTTTTATGGCACAATATGATGCCAGCCAAGGACAATTCACAGGACTTGGGAACAACAATCAAGTTGCAGTACAATACCCAGGTCGATACATGCTATTGTCTGACCGTTAG
- a CDS encoding S-layer homology domain-containing protein, with protein MKKKLTLVLVLILFLHVGLVSATASPLEQKAGDTLRGLGIYSGYEDGTLRLGNSITRAEFTTLAVKIVGLSHQHESRMGKTPFSDVPSDFWGSGYINIAVDESLMSGYPNQTFRPEGNITYAETLSVLVSLLGYKDDAVKLGQWPENYLQQAEGLNLTKNISHDANHVVTRGDVAVLIHNALSVQLKK; from the coding sequence ATGAAGAAAAAGCTTACTTTGGTACTGGTCCTCATCTTATTTTTACACGTTGGCTTGGTCAGTGCCACAGCTAGTCCATTAGAACAAAAAGCTGGAGACACCTTAAGGGGACTGGGGATTTATTCTGGATATGAAGATGGGACACTACGTTTAGGAAATAGCATCACCCGGGCGGAATTCACCACCCTAGCTGTTAAAATAGTTGGGTTGTCTCATCAGCATGAATCCAGAATGGGCAAAACGCCTTTTTCCGATGTCCCCAGTGACTTTTGGGGCTCAGGCTACATTAACATTGCGGTGGATGAAAGTTTGATGAGTGGATATCCTAATCAAACATTCCGACCTGAAGGAAACATTACCTATGCCGAAACCCTAAGCGTTCTTGTTTCACTATTGGGATACAAGGATGATGCAGTGAAGCTGGGGCAATGGCCTGAAAACTATTTACAGCAAGCAGAGGGTCTTAATTTGACCAAGAACATTTCCCATGATGCAAATCATGTGGTCACCCGCGGAGATGTGGCTGTGTTAATTCATAATGCACTTTCGGTACAGCTGAAAAAATAG
- a CDS encoding S41 family peptidase: protein MKNIIKLMKMKKPTIVLVFLIALLTTSAVYAQPASDYEMELIRHYIRGSYVEPIDLDEITGQTPEEMFSGLDDYSTYFPKEDLEMFLEDVRGEFAGIGVYITEQMGKVIIAEPIENSPAQRAGIQPGDEILSVDGEDVKGRPLDVVAAMVKGPEGTQVKIEVKRQGQEDTIIFSMDRAFITVNPVAHQVIEDIGYIEIKSFNEHMTENIEKVLMGFKEQNVDKLIIDLRNNPGGSLDEAVKLSRLLLPKGPIVHIQYRDHQTTVVSYLEEPPFENMVVLINEASASASEIFAVAAKESGIATLIGKTTFGKGSVQRVYTLPTGTGFKLTEARYLSPEENEIDNVGVAPHIEVERFVPDVLTVDFLPLKMTRKPQIGDEGSDVEGAQQRLKAMGYTIKDPQGVMGESTYQAIYQFQEDAGLYPYGILDFSTQGALDRLFNQWIQGPDQDEQLKHAVRHFSGYSMFVVK from the coding sequence ATGAAAAATATCATCAAGCTCATGAAAATGAAAAAGCCAACGATCGTCCTGGTATTTTTGATCGCCCTATTAACCACATCCGCTGTATATGCACAGCCTGCATCAGACTATGAAATGGAATTGATTCGACACTACATTAGAGGAAGCTACGTAGAACCAATAGACCTTGATGAAATCACAGGACAGACACCAGAGGAGATGTTCTCTGGACTAGATGACTACAGTACGTATTTTCCCAAGGAAGATCTAGAAATGTTTTTAGAGGATGTCAGAGGAGAGTTTGCTGGCATTGGTGTTTACATTACAGAACAAATGGGGAAGGTCATTATTGCTGAGCCCATTGAAAACTCTCCTGCCCAAAGAGCAGGAATCCAACCTGGAGATGAGATCCTATCTGTGGATGGTGAGGATGTAAAGGGACGCCCCCTAGATGTAGTGGCTGCCATGGTAAAGGGACCAGAAGGAACCCAGGTGAAGATCGAGGTGAAGCGCCAGGGACAGGAAGACACCATTATCTTTTCCATGGATAGGGCCTTTATTACGGTGAACCCTGTGGCACATCAGGTGATAGAGGATATTGGTTATATAGAGATAAAAAGTTTTAATGAGCATATGACGGAAAATATTGAAAAGGTTCTGATGGGTTTTAAAGAACAGAATGTAGATAAACTTATTATTGACCTTCGAAATAATCCAGGAGGATCCTTAGACGAAGCGGTGAAACTCAGTAGATTGCTGTTACCTAAGGGACCGATTGTACACATTCAGTATCGAGATCATCAAACAACAGTTGTCTCTTATTTAGAGGAGCCACCCTTTGAAAACATGGTTGTTTTAATTAATGAAGCCAGTGCCAGTGCCTCTGAAATTTTTGCAGTGGCAGCAAAGGAGTCAGGGATTGCCACGCTTATTGGTAAAACCACATTTGGAAAAGGGTCCGTACAAAGAGTGTACACCCTGCCAACTGGAACCGGCTTTAAATTAACTGAGGCACGTTACCTAAGCCCTGAAGAAAATGAGATTGACAATGTAGGGGTTGCACCCCATATAGAAGTAGAGCGCTTTGTTCCAGATGTGTTAACCGTGGACTTCTTACCATTGAAAATGACAAGAAAGCCACAAATCGGTGATGAAGGCTCAGATGTTGAGGGAGCCCAGCAGAGATTAAAGGCCATGGGCTATACCATTAAAGACCCTCAAGGGGTAATGGGAGAAAGTACCTACCAAGCCATTTACCAATTTCAAGAGGATGCAGGACTCTATCCCTATGGCATATTGGATTTTAGCACCCAAGGGGCATTAGATCGTCTATTTAACCAATGGATCCAGGGGCCAGATCAGGATGAACAACTAAAGCATGCGGTACGACATTTCAGCGGATATAGCATGTTTGTAGTTAAGTAA
- a CDS encoding helix-turn-helix domain-containing protein: MNSIGERIRFSRKANHLTLTDVNKLTGLSIGNLSELENNKFMPSTNALLAFKKLFQVSIDWLLTGKYSNEMTTNPQIEVSDITYESGPVSFYSLSSDEQRLIESYQGLSVEDQRAIWGFISVASKKYAKDKTSPLPKQQK, translated from the coding sequence TTGAATTCCATCGGAGAGCGTATTCGGTTTTCTCGAAAAGCAAATCATTTAACATTAACCGATGTCAATAAATTGACTGGACTGTCCATTGGCAATCTCAGTGAATTAGAAAACAATAAATTTATGCCCTCTACCAATGCGCTACTTGCCTTTAAGAAACTTTTTCAGGTCTCCATCGATTGGTTGTTAACTGGAAAGTATTCTAATGAAATGACCACCAATCCTCAGATAGAAGTATCAGATATCACTTATGAAAGTGGCCCCGTCTCGTTTTATTCTCTCTCATCAGATGAGCAACGACTTATCGAGAGCTATCAAGGGTTAAGCGTAGAGGACCAGCGTGCAATTTGGGGGTTTATTTCTGTAGCATCAAAAAAATATGCAAAAGACAAAACCTCTCCCCTCCCCAAACAACAGAAGTAA
- a CDS encoding helix-turn-helix domain-containing protein, with amino-acid sequence MVKRRLTRLGSAVHGRLVQLNMTQRELAKEIGTSEVYLSMILRGRRSGNKYRMKIVEQLDLDETFTDTNNH; translated from the coding sequence ATGGTAAAAAGAAGATTGACAAGACTAGGATCTGCAGTCCATGGTCGACTTGTTCAACTAAATATGACGCAACGAGAACTTGCTAAGGAAATTGGTACATCTGAGGTTTATTTAAGCATGATTTTACGAGGAAGACGCTCAGGCAACAAATACAGAATGAAAATTGTTGAACAATTGGATTTAGATGAGACATTTACGGATACAAACAACCACTGA